The proteins below come from a single Dendropsophus ebraccatus isolate aDenEbr1 chromosome 15, aDenEbr1.pat, whole genome shotgun sequence genomic window:
- the FBXO30 gene encoding F-box only protein 30 translates to MDEEHQHSHCACCVSRRCMIRPETGISCDLIGCPHVCGAVFHSCKADEHRMLCPLERVPCLNSGFGCPFVMTRNKLAEHLQICPASVVCCTMEWNRWPVSYADRKSYENLSKDVDEVEQLDMALALQDQRMLLESLKVATMISKNAEKLDSPEQITIKREEEEEEEKVMTNGVSGDEDSYSALYQATVETTKSLAAALDILNNATRDIAMLNGRLRDASCEMNKNFQLSDHSCRNDSIRDQELDDDESNGAASGIACSSIKQKYQNGSSDFYPGTNGSYVLESDDDGSVSQVSVLCNGFHDDGTLAPQGKENMLTVGPNENGAVITFEGVEKLVSQCSSLPSAEAISPPPCVNGSNEQILDKKDEQGLRNVAIFGRRPFLVDTYWFKARTDNKAVDTSDLEVQEDPMGLNGIDLITAALLFCLGDSPGGRGISDSRNVDGYHVDFGTQTFSFPSAILATNTMVGEIASASACDHANPQLSNPSPFQTLGLDLVLECVARYQTKQRSMFTFVCGQLFRRDEFSSHFKNVHGDIHAGLNGWMEQRCPLAYYGCTYSQRRFCPSTQGSKIIHDRHLKSFGVQPHLPSDIESTRSTSQGPLVDHFSSLPYEVLQHVAGFLDGFSLCQLSRVSRLTRDVCASLLQARGMVVLLWEKRPYPQGSSWQIKEKVWRFSTAFCTVKEWKFADIVSMADHLKKCSYNTVEKREEAVPLPCMCVTRELTKDGRSLRSVLKPVL, encoded by the exons ATGGATGAAGAACATCAACATTCACATTGTGCATGTTGTGTCAGTCGACGCTGTATGATAAGACCAGAGACTGGCATATCCTGTGATCTGATAGGATGTCCACATGTCTGCGGGGCAGTCTTTCACTCATGCAAAGCTGATGAACATCGAATGTTATGTCCCCTAGAAAGAGTACCTTGCTTAAACAGTGGCTTTGGATGCCCTTTCGTCATGACCCGTAATAAACTAGCTGAACATTTACAGATCTGCCCTGCAAGTGTAGTTTGCTGCACTATGGAATGGAATAGGTGGCCGGTGAGCTACGCAGAtagaaaatcatatgaaaatttAAGCAAAGACGTTGATGAAGTAGAACAGCTAGATATGGCCCTAGCATTGCAAGATCAAAGGATGCTCTTAGAGTCCCTTAAAGTGGCGACAATGATATCCAAAAATGCAGAAAAACTTGATTCTCCTGAACAAATAACTATtaaaagagaagaggaggaggaggaggagaaggtgaTGACAAATGGTGTATCCGGTGATGAAGATTCCTACAGTGCACTTTATCAAGCAACAGTGGAGACCACTAAAAGTTTAGCTGCCGCTCTCGATATCCTAAACAATGCCACAAGGGACATTGCAATGCTTAATGGAAGACTACGAGATGCAAGTTGTGAGATGAACAAAAATTTCCAGCTCTCCGACCACAGTTGTAGAAATGATTCCATAAGGGATCAGGAATTAGATGATGATGAAAGCAATGGGGCAGCTAGTGGAATAGCGTGCAGTTCCATAAAACAAAAGTATCAGAATGGTTCAAGTGATTTCTATCCAGGAACCAATGGTAGTTATGTGCTGGAAAGTGATGACGATGGTAGTGTGAGCCAGGTATCAGTGTTGTGCAACGGTTTCCATGATGACGGCACACTTGCTCCTCAGGGAAAAGAAAATATGTTGACTGTGGGACCTAATGAAAATGGTGCTGTCATTACCTTTGAAGGTGTTGAAAAACTTGTCAGTCAATGTAGTTCCTTGCCTAGTGCCGAAGCAATCTCACCTCCTCCATGCGTAAATGGTTCTAATGAACAAATATTAGATAAAAAAGATGAACAAGGATTGAGAAATGTTGCCATTTTTGGAAGACGTCCTTTCTTGGTTGATACCTATTGGTTCAAAGCCAGAACGGACAATAAAGCGGTGGACACGTCTGACTTGGAAGTTCAAGAAGACCCGATGGGACTGAATGGTATCGACCTAATCACAGCTGCTTTGTTATTTTGTTTAGGGGATTCGCCTGGTGGTAGGGGGATTTCAGACAGCCGAAATGTAGATGGTTACCACGTTGACTTTGGAACACAAACTTTTTCATTTCCTTCTGCAATATTGGCAACAAATACCATGGTAGGGGAGATAGCCTCAGCTTCTGCTTGTGATCATGCCAATCCTCAACTATCCAATCCTAGCCCCTTTCAGACGCTTGGTCTGGACTTGGTTCTTGAATGTGTTGCGAGATACCAAACGAAACAGAGGTCAATGTTTACATTTGTATGTGGACAATTATTTAGAAGAGATGAGTTTTCTTCTCACTTTAAGAATGTTCATGGCGATATTCACGCAGGCCTAAACGGCTGGATGGAACAGAGGTGTCCATTAGCTTATTATGGATGTACTTATTCCCAACGTAGGTTTTGTCCTTCAACACAAGGATCAAAAATTATCCATGATAGACACTTGAAATCCTTTGGGGTTCAACCTCATTTACCCAGTGACATTGAATCTACAAGGAGTACTTCGCAAGGACCACTTGTTGATCATTTTAGTAGTTTGccttatgaggttctgcaacatGTTGCAGGGTTTCTTGATGGTTTTTCCTTGTGCCAACTTTCAAGAGTGTCTAGACTTACAAGAGATGTATGTGCCAGTTTACTACAAGCCCGTGGAATGGTGGTTCTGCTGTGGGAAAAGAGACCGTATCCACAAGGAAGTTCCTGGCAAATCAAAGAGAAG GTATGGCGGTTCAGTACTGCATTCTGCACAGTGAAGGAGTGGAAGTTTGCAGATATTGTAAGCATGGCTGACCATTTGAAGAAATGCAGCTACAACACtgtggagaagagagaagaggctgTCCCTCTTCCTTGCATGTGTGTGACCCGGGAACTGACTAAAGATGGCCGCTCCCTCCGCTCAGTCTTGAAGCCTGTCCTTTAA